One bacterium genomic window, GAACACTGTTCCCATCGCTTCCGGCTGGATCGCAGGCGAGAGCATCATGGGTGTGGTGGTCGCGTTGCTTATGTACCTCGGCTTCGTACAATAAGCCAGTGCTTCTCGAAATGAAAGAAGGCGCACCAAACGGTGCGCCTTCTTCTTGTTCTTAGATATCTTAGCCGCCCATCACTTCAGCAACACCATCAGCAACATGCTGCGCACACAGGAGTTGTTAATAAGCCTCATTATTCGTATATTCAAAAACTGCTTTACAAACAGAACCTGCGTAAAGGTGAACAGAAGATGAGCAAAGCCAATATTCTCATCGTAGATGACGAGGAAGACATCCTCGAAATGATCGAGTACAACCTCGTCAAAGAGGGCTACGGAGTAACCCGCGCCCAGACGGGCGAGAAGGCACTGCGCAAATTGAAAGATGAGCCGCCCGATCTTGTGGTTCTCGATCTGATGCTTCCCGGCATCGATGGCCTCGATGTCTGCCGCCAGATCAAATCCCACCCCGAGACCGCTCATCTGCCGGTCATCATGCTCACGGCCAAGGGCACCGAAGCCGACATCGTGACGGGGCTGGAAATCGGCGCGGACGATTATGTGATCAAACCCTTCAGCATGCGCGTGCTCCTGGCACGCATCCGCGCCGCGCTGCGCCGCAAGAAGGCTCCTGGCGATGAAAACACGCCGCTCGATTTCGGCGATCTGGTAATCTATCCCGCCCGCCATGCCGTGTACGTCGGTGTGAATGACGTGCAGCTCACGGCCCGTGAATTCCGCATCCTGATGATGCTGGCCCGCAGACCAGGCTGGGTCTTCAGCCGCGAGCAGATCATGGATTCCACGCAGGATTCCAACGTAGACTATTCCAGCCGCGCCGTGGATGTGCATGTCATGTCCCTCCGCCGCAAGCTCGGCCCGCGTGGCTCCCACATCGAAACCCTTCGCGGTGTCGGTTACCGCTTCTCCGATGCCGTAGAAGAGTAAGTGAGCCCATGTCCACCCCGTCCTAAAAACGTCTTCTTTTCAGCTTTTCGATTTTTGCTTTTCTTTTGGAGGCACAGGCGCGAATTATCGCGCCTTTTTTGTTTCTTTACACTTTCTTAACAGTCGCCTTATGGTCTGTTTACTTTGGTTCGGTAAATTTACAATCGACAAAACAAAAGCCAACCCAACCCAATTGAAAGCATCTTAATGGATCGGAAACACACTCTCGCTATCTTTGCCCTGCTGGCCCTCGCGCTGCCCAGCCTGTTATTTGCCGAAGAGACCAAGAGCTGGACGGATAAAATCAAGCTCAGCGGAGATTTCCGCTACCGTTACGAGTTCATAGGTGCGGAAGCCTATAACAGCGCTACCGCATCCAAGATTCGTATCTACGACCGCAATCGCAATCGCATCCGCGTGCGTCTCGGCCTGCAGGCAATCGTCAATCCCGATATCGATGCCTACTTCCGCCTTGCCACCAGCACCGGAACATCCAATACCAGCAATCCCGTCGCGGGCGATCCCGTGTCCACCAATCAGGATCTTTCCGGCGGCTTTACTCCCAAGCCCATCTGGGTTGACCGCGCCTACGTTGACTTCCATCCGGGCCGCGCCAAGTGGTTTGATGGCCGCGCGGGACGTCAGCCGGTTCCCTTTGAGACTAACGGTGACGAGCTGGTCTACGACAATGATCTGAATGTCGAAGGCGCATCCCTGCTGCTGAACCACAAGCTCGGCGCGCATGAACTCTTCTTCCGTGCCGGCGGTTATTGGGCGGGTGAACGCGCTCCCAGCAGTACGACGAAACATGCCTTAACGCAAGGCCTGTTTGAAGCCCAGCTCGG contains:
- a CDS encoding putative porin: MDRKHTLAIFALLALALPSLLFAEETKSWTDKIKLSGDFRYRYEFIGAEAYNSATASKIRIYDRNRNRIRVRLGLQAIVNPDIDAYFRLATSTGTSNTSNPVAGDPVSTNQDLSGGFTPKPIWVDRAYVDFHPGRAKWFDGRAGRQPVPFETNGDELVYDNDLNVEGASLLLNHKLGAHELFFRAGGYWAGERAPSSTTKHALTQGLFEAQLGGKLAVNTVAAQLAVAYIDYGNVKGNPTLYAPNNGFGNSLVPISGRGTDTLGYKFDYNLINVNGMAKIKLDKIEPGVLFDFVTNSDVKKDTSAAYNKKLNMGWLAGAFVKFKGMPIDWDFSYDYRVLQKDATIGAFSFSDPAGGGTNFNGHKISLGFNTMANTRLAATYFRNVKDPDNTGSARHLNYDRIQADLEVKF
- a CDS encoding response regulator transcription factor, yielding MSKANILIVDDEEDILEMIEYNLVKEGYGVTRAQTGEKALRKLKDEPPDLVVLDLMLPGIDGLDVCRQIKSHPETAHLPVIMLTAKGTEADIVTGLEIGADDYVIKPFSMRVLLARIRAALRRKKAPGDENTPLDFGDLVIYPARHAVYVGVNDVQLTAREFRILMMLARRPGWVFSREQIMDSTQDSNVDYSSRAVDVHVMSLRRKLGPRGSHIETLRGVGYRFSDAVEE